Proteins encoded in a region of the Carassius auratus strain Wakin chromosome 21, ASM336829v1, whole genome shotgun sequence genome:
- the chek1 gene encoding serine/threonine-protein kinase Chk1 isoform X2 codes for MAVPFVKDWDVVQTLGEGAYGEVRLLVNKKTEEAVAVKVVDMAKAKDCVENVKKEVCICKMLSHPNIVRFFGHRSEGTTQYIFLEYCSGGELFDRIEPDVGMPEKDAHRFFQQLIAGVEYLHSVGITHRDIKPENILLDDKDNLKISDFGLATMFRHRGRERALNRLCGTLPYVAPELMSRSAFHAQPADTWACGIVLTAMLAGELPWDQPSENCQEYLDWLEKKIYLTPWKKIDAVPLSLLSKILLHNPEDRITIPEIKKHRWFSRSFKSVKRQSDTPVSKMHRADSELSQLRRKNSDDRAQISSSQPEPQGLWEEKGVTVHTDVSVSFSQPTCLDHMLLGSQLLGTPGASQSPWQRLVRRMTRFFTTVKAEPSCIALRDACIAMGHTWKQSCTNQATVSTMDHRNSKLIFIVHFLEMEERILVDFRLSKGDGLEFKKIFLKLKQKLSDIISNQKVLPLN; via the exons ATGGCTGTGCCTTTTGTTAAAGACTGGGATGTGGTGCAGACCCTTGGAGAGGGGGCCTACGGAGA GGTGCGACTACTGGTCAACAAGAAGACAGAAGAGGCAGTGGCGGTGAAAGTTGTGGACATGGCAAAAGCCAAGGATTGTGTAGAGAATGTGAAGAAGGAGGTTTGCATATGCAAGATGCTTTCACACCCAAACATCGTGCGTTTCTTTGGGCACAGGAGTGAGGGGACGACACAGTACATCTTCCTGGAGTACTGTAGTGGAGGAGAGCTCTTTGACCGAATCG AGCCAGACGTAGGGATGCCAGAAAAAGATGCACACAGGTTTTTTCAGCAGCTAATAGCTGGTGTG GAATATCTTCACAGTGTTGGGATTACACATCGTGACATAAAGCCTGAGAATATTCTTCTTGATGATAAAG ATAATCTGAAGATCTCTGATTTTGGACTGGCCACCATGTTCCGCCATCGTGGCCGGGAGCGGGCATTGAACCGTCTGTGTGGCACTCTGCCCTATGTTGCCCCCGAGCTGATGTCACGCTCAGCATTCCATGCACAACCTGCAGACACTTGGGCTTGTGGCATCGTGCTCACTGCAATGTTAGCTGGAG AGTTACCATGGGACCAACCGAGTGAAAACTGTCAGGAGTATTTGGATTGGCTAGAGAAGAAAATCTACCTCACACCCTGGAAGAAAATCGATGCTGTACCACTGA GTCTGCTATCTAAGATATTACTGCATAATCCAGAGGACAGGATCACCATTCCTGAAATTAAGAAGCACAGATGGTTTAGCAGAAGTTTCAAATCAG TAAAACGCCAGAGTGACACACCAGTATCCAAAATGCATAGGGCTGATTCTGAGCTCTCACAGCTGAGAAGAAAAAACAG TGATGACAGAGCACAGATCTCCAGCTCTCAGCCTGAGCCGCAGGGATTGTGGGAGGAGAAGGGGGTTACGGTGCACACTGATGTCAGTGTCAGCTTTTCACAGCCTACCTGTCTTGACCACATGCTGCTGGGCAGCCAACTGCTGGGCACACCAGGAGCCAGCCAG agcccGTGGCAGCGGTTGGTGAGAAGGATGACTAGGTTCTTTACTACGGTAAAGGCAGAACCGTCTTGCATTGCTCTCCGTGATGCCTGTATTGCTATGGGTCACACATGGAAACAGAGCTGCACCAATCAG GCGACAGTTTCCACAATGGATCACCGCAACAGTAAGCTGATCTTCATAGTGCACTTCCTGGAAATGGAGGAACGCATTTTAGTAGATTTCCGATTGTCAAAG ggGGACGGTTTGGAATTTAAGAAGATATTCCTGAAACTAAAACAGAAGCTGTCTGACATTATTAGCAACCAAAAGGTTTTGCCTCTGAATTGA
- the chek1 gene encoding serine/threonine-protein kinase Chk1 isoform X1, which yields MAVPFVKDWDVVQTLGEGAYGEVRLLVNKKTEEAVAVKVVDMAKAKDCVENVKKEVCICKMLSHPNIVRFFGHRSEGTTQYIFLEYCSGGELFDRIEPDVGMPEKDAHRFFQQLIAGVEYLHSVGITHRDIKPENILLDDKDNLKISDFGLATMFRHRGRERALNRLCGTLPYVAPELMSRSAFHAQPADTWACGIVLTAMLAGELPWDQPSENCQEYLDWLEKKIYLTPWKKIDAVPLSLLSKILLHNPEDRITIPEIKKHRWFSRSFKSAVKRQSDTPVSKMHRADSELSQLRRKNSDDRAQISSSQPEPQGLWEEKGVTVHTDVSVSFSQPTCLDHMLLGSQLLGTPGASQSPWQRLVRRMTRFFTTVKAEPSCIALRDACIAMGHTWKQSCTNQATVSTMDHRNSKLIFIVHFLEMEERILVDFRLSKGDGLEFKKIFLKLKQKLSDIISNQKVLPLN from the exons ATGGCTGTGCCTTTTGTTAAAGACTGGGATGTGGTGCAGACCCTTGGAGAGGGGGCCTACGGAGA GGTGCGACTACTGGTCAACAAGAAGACAGAAGAGGCAGTGGCGGTGAAAGTTGTGGACATGGCAAAAGCCAAGGATTGTGTAGAGAATGTGAAGAAGGAGGTTTGCATATGCAAGATGCTTTCACACCCAAACATCGTGCGTTTCTTTGGGCACAGGAGTGAGGGGACGACACAGTACATCTTCCTGGAGTACTGTAGTGGAGGAGAGCTCTTTGACCGAATCG AGCCAGACGTAGGGATGCCAGAAAAAGATGCACACAGGTTTTTTCAGCAGCTAATAGCTGGTGTG GAATATCTTCACAGTGTTGGGATTACACATCGTGACATAAAGCCTGAGAATATTCTTCTTGATGATAAAG ATAATCTGAAGATCTCTGATTTTGGACTGGCCACCATGTTCCGCCATCGTGGCCGGGAGCGGGCATTGAACCGTCTGTGTGGCACTCTGCCCTATGTTGCCCCCGAGCTGATGTCACGCTCAGCATTCCATGCACAACCTGCAGACACTTGGGCTTGTGGCATCGTGCTCACTGCAATGTTAGCTGGAG AGTTACCATGGGACCAACCGAGTGAAAACTGTCAGGAGTATTTGGATTGGCTAGAGAAGAAAATCTACCTCACACCCTGGAAGAAAATCGATGCTGTACCACTGA GTCTGCTATCTAAGATATTACTGCATAATCCAGAGGACAGGATCACCATTCCTGAAATTAAGAAGCACAGATGGTTTAGCAGAAGTTTCAAATCAG CAGTAAAACGCCAGAGTGACACACCAGTATCCAAAATGCATAGGGCTGATTCTGAGCTCTCACAGCTGAGAAGAAAAAACAG TGATGACAGAGCACAGATCTCCAGCTCTCAGCCTGAGCCGCAGGGATTGTGGGAGGAGAAGGGGGTTACGGTGCACACTGATGTCAGTGTCAGCTTTTCACAGCCTACCTGTCTTGACCACATGCTGCTGGGCAGCCAACTGCTGGGCACACCAGGAGCCAGCCAG agcccGTGGCAGCGGTTGGTGAGAAGGATGACTAGGTTCTTTACTACGGTAAAGGCAGAACCGTCTTGCATTGCTCTCCGTGATGCCTGTATTGCTATGGGTCACACATGGAAACAGAGCTGCACCAATCAG GCGACAGTTTCCACAATGGATCACCGCAACAGTAAGCTGATCTTCATAGTGCACTTCCTGGAAATGGAGGAACGCATTTTAGTAGATTTCCGATTGTCAAAG ggGGACGGTTTGGAATTTAAGAAGATATTCCTGAAACTAAAACAGAAGCTGTCTGACATTATTAGCAACCAAAAGGTTTTGCCTCTGAATTGA
- the vsig10l2 gene encoding V-set and immunoglobulin domain-containing protein 10-like 2, translated as MVHRVLGVPYICLIVLSLPLYLQGVEILDPGQVVYSETKTNGVVGRGVILECGPTLPDVYIWGFTKPGTDTIRAIVYNFGKGPKIQKLASDLGNLTVISNSASLSIEKLPLAAEGVYTCQALYDTLEGAKLYYYYVFLRVLVPVTKPYIVMSDSSPVEGTSVTMRCGLENGTGPINYIWEHESRESQLTTVAEIYDDNQLNVTDVNRNHTGWYRCIASNQVNQQRSDRVLLDTIFGPDQPQINVSPYSVTERGYSALERETVSLLCQASSNPPSQYVWFYNNSQVYAGPQYTINRILRMHTGHYACLAQNTYLNTRSRKTITLTVYYPPDGAPTCLILPVNNHTDLALQCTWEGGIPAGSLRWTPNVFGAESEGLANITKIQKGRETANNSIFICQGSHVASNEIKSCSIRTWMPYGEPKCSAYATRNNEYLMLSCSWEGGFPRALVWWASSTGDMQGTSEENANILVLRSSATYSGKAFVCHAKHPLAKETKQCVLKLEAPVLVTQRSMMTVYEGNDAQLTCVLSRNYPVTEITWFNNLKQHVNEIPKKYVLEQAAAWTNLTVRETDSNTDSGDYWCSATNAVGGAEIPIMLMVKRYPMPPNISISKIIYNSRQRTDVDLEWKLQTEGNLTGFFIERQRLPEPVKKRNSDLPWQKLADLDHDSRHYQINNLDPNGAYAFRVTAINHRTIGNPSEIKNPADPPFNAYPAVIGAAIGGMIIATLITVLLFIYVVRNRNNNPRLHDLIFGRQNSQSRENINFPEDEGSGTAEGEKGEGQPSQSASTAAPMALPRPTATPTNLPPGEEPVNVTITVMASS; from the exons ATGGTCCACAGGGTTTTAGGGGTGCCTTATATCTGCCTGATTGTTTTATCTCTACCCCTCTACCTCCAAG GCGTAGAGATCTTGGACCCGGGGCAGGTGGTATACAGTGAGACCAAGACCAATGGCGTTGTAGGACGAGGAGTGATCTTGGAGTGTGGCCCTACTTTGCCCGATGTCTACATCTGGGGCTTTACCAAACCAGGCACAGACACCATCCGTGCCATTGTGTACAACTTTGGAAAGGGTCCTAAAATACAGAAATTAGCCAGTGACTTGGGTAATCTGACAGTAATCAGCAACAGCGCCTCTCTGTCCATTGAGAAGCTTCCTCTGGCTGCAGAAGGAGTGTATACCTGCCAGGCACTGTATGATACACTTGAAGGAGCCAAGCTGTATTACTACTATGTATTTCTGCGTGTTTTAG TGCCAGTGACCAAACCTTACATTGTGATGAGTGACTCTTCGCCAGTGGAGGGTACATCAGTGACCATGCGCTGTGGCTTGGAGAATGGCACGGGGCCGATTAATTACATATGGGAACATGAGAGCCGGGAGAGTCAGCTCACCACTGTAGCCGAGATCTATGACGACAACCAATTAAATGTCACTGATGTCAACCGAAATCACACTGGATGGTACAGGTGTATTGCCAGCAACCAGGTCAACCAGCAGCGCAGTGATCGAGTCTTGCTTGACACCATTT TTGGTCCAGACCAGCCTCAGATCAATGTCTCCCCTTACTCAGTGACGGAGCGGGGTTATTCTGCCCTGGAAAGAGAGACGGTTTCTCTCCTGTGTCAAGCTTCTTCTAATCCCCCAAGTCAGTACGTCTGGTTCTACAACAACTCTCAGGTGTATGCGGGTCCCCAGTACACCATCAACAGGATCCTCCGCATGCACACGGGCCACTACGCATGCCTTGCTCAGAACACTTACCTCAACACTCGCTCCAGGAAAACCATCACCCTCACCGTCTACT ATCCTCCAGATGGCGCTCCGACTTGCTTGATCCTACCGGTAAACAATCACACTGACCTGGCCCTCCAGTGTACCTGGGAGGGCGGGATCCCTGCAGGCTCTTTGAGATGGACCCCAAATGTGTTTGGAGCAGAGAGCGAGGGACTCGCAAACATCACCAAGATTCAGAAAGGTCGGGAGACTGCAAACAACTCCATCTTCATCTGTCAAGGCTCCCACGTCGCATCGAATGAAATCAAAAGCTGCAGTATCAGAACTT GGATGCCCTACGGTGAACCAAAGTGTTCTGCATATGCAACGCGAAACAATGAGTACCTAATGCTGTCCTGCTCCTGGGAAGGTGGGTTTCCTCGAGCACTGGTGTGGTGGGCCTCCAGCACAGGGGACATGCAAGGCACATCCGAGGAGAACGCAAACATCCTGGTTTTGCGGTCAAGTGCTACCTACAGTGGAAAAGCTTTTGTATGCCATGCAAAACATCCACTGGCTAAGGAGACCAAACAGTGTGTTTTAAAACTAG AGGCACCAGTCCTAGTGACCCAGCGAAGTATGATGACCGTCTATGAGGGTAATGATGCCCAACTCACCTGTGTCTTGAGTAGAAACTACCCTGTCACAGAGATCACCTGGTTCAACAACCTAAAGCAGCATGTGAATGAGATTCCTAAGAAGTACGTGCTGGAGCAAGCTGCTGCCTGGACAAACTTAACAGTGCGCGAAACAGACAGCAACACAGACAGTGGCGATTACTGGTGTTCGGCTACCAATGCTGTCGGTGGGGCAGAGATCCCCATTATGCTGATGGTGAAGA GGTACCCAATGCCCCCAAATATAAGCATCAGTAAGATCATTTACAACAGTCGTCAAAGGACTGATGTTGACCTAGAGTGGAAGCTCCAGACTGAGGGTAACCTCACCGGGTTTTTCATTGAGCGCCAGAGGCTCCCTGAACCTGTGAAGAAAAGAAACAGTGACCTTCCCTGGCAAAAACTGGCAGATCTAGACCACGATTCCCGACACTACCAAATCAACAATCTGGATCCCAATGGAGCCTATGCATTTCGTGTTACTGCCATCAACCACCGCACCATTGGAAACCCCTCGGAGATAAAGAACCCAG CCGACCCTCCCTTCAATGCCTACCCAGCTGTGATCGGGGCAGCCATCGGGGGCATGATCATAGCCACACTAATCACTGTACTGCTCTTCATCTATGTGGTACGGAACCGCAACAATAACCCAC GGCTTCATGACTTGATATTTGGAAG gcagaacagccagtCTAGAGAGAACATTAACTTTCCTGAGGATGAGGGTAGTGGAACAGCGGAGGGGGAGAAAGGTGAAGGACAACCAAGCCAATCAGCTAGTACAG CGGCACCAATGGCACTGCCGAGGCCAACCGCAACACCCACAAACCTTCCCCCAGGCGAGGAGCCAGTCAACGTAACTATTACTGTCATGGCCTCAAGCTAA